The Pseudooceanicola aestuarii genomic sequence CATGTAAGGAGCTGGCCATGCGCTTTGTGAAATGGGTCTTCTGGGCCGTCATCTGGCTGTTTATCGCGGCCTTCTTCCACTACACCCTGCCGCAGCACGACATCGCGCGGGTCACCGATACCTTCGAAAAGCGTGTCGATTTCGGCGAAAACTCGATCTTCTGGGCGCAGGCGGATACCGGCAGCGCGACCGGGGCGGTGAACCGGGACGTGTTCTTTATCCAGACGATGCGGGCCAATGGCCGCCCGATGGTCTATCGCAACGAGGACACCGGTTGGGGCTGGCCGCCTTATTTCAAGTTCGACACCAGCAATTTGCAGGCCGAGGCAGCGGATCTGCGCTCGACCTCGGAAGCGCCGAAATGGGTGTCCATCACCCATTACGGCTGGCGCAACGAGTTCATGAGCATCTTTCCCAACGCGGTGGGCGTAAAGCGGGTGGAGGGGCCGGATGTCACCATCATCCCCTGGCTGAACATCATCATCCTGACGCTGTTCGCTGCGGTGGTCTGGGCGCTGCGGGTGCGCTGGATCCGTTTCCGCGAACGCCGGATTGATCCGCTGGTGGAGGACGCTGGCGACAGCTGGGACCAGGGGCGCGGCCGCATGTCGCGCTGGCTGGGCAGCTGGCGGCGGAAGTGAAATAGGCGGGACGCCGGGGATTCGCGCCGTCTGACGCGCAGGAAAAAGGGGGCCAGGCGGCCCCCTTCGCACATCGTTGCAAGTCTTTACCTGCCTTACCGACGCCGCGATCAGCCGAAGACGCGGGTCAGTGCCGTGTCGATGGCGGCGGTCATCTCGTCGATATGATCGGGCGTGGCGATCAGGGCCGGAGACAGGCACAGCGTGTTGTTCCGCCCCGGCACGGACCGGTTGGTGACGCCGATCATCACCCCCTGGGCCGCGCATTCGCCGACGACCTTCTGGGCCAGCTTCTCGTCCACCGGCGCGCGGCTCTCGCGATCGGCGACCAGCTCCGCACCGCAGAACAGGCCCTTGCCGCGCACATCGCCGACAACGGCGTGCTTCTCCTTCAGTTCTTCCAGCCGGGTCATCAGGCGGGCGCCCATGTCCAGGGTGTTCTGCAACAGGTTCTCATCCTCGATGATGCGCATGTTCTCGATCGCGGCGGCGGGGCCGGCGGTGCAGCCGCCAAAGGTGGAGATGTCGCGGAAATAGTTCATCGGATCGTCGGCATCGTCCTTGAACATGTCGAACACCGCTTCGGTGGTGACCATGCAGGCAATCGCGGCATAGCCGGAGGCGACCCCCTTGGCCATGGTCACCATGTCCGGTTCGATCCCGTAGTTCTGATAGCCGAACCAGGTGCCGGTCCGGCCGACGCCACAGACGACCTCGTCGATATGCAGCAGGATGTCGTATTTGCGGCAGATCTCCTGCACGCGGGGCCAGTAGCCTTCGGGCGGGGTGATCACGCCGCCGCCTGCGGTCACGGGCTCAAGGCACAGGGCGCCGATCGTGTCGGGCCCTTCCGCCAGAATCACCTTTTCGATCTGGTCAGCCGCCCAGACGCCGTAATTCTCCTGCGGGGCGCCATCCTGTTCGAAGGACCGGTATTCCAGGCAATGCGGCACGCGGACGAAGCCGGGGGTGAAGGGGCCGTATTGTGCGTTCCGCTCTTCCTGACCGCCGGCGGAGAGGCAGGCGATGGTGGTGCCGTGGTAATCGCGATCCCGGTAGAGGATCTTGTGCTTCTTCCCGCCGTAGCGTTTGTGCGCGATCTGGCGCACCATCTTGAACGCCTTTTCGTTCGCCTCCGAGCCGGAGTTGCAGTAGTAGACGCGGGACATGCCGGGCATCTTGTCGATCAATTTTTCAGCAAAGATCGCGCCCGGTACGGATCCGGCAGCCCCGGCGAAGTAGTTCAGTTTCATCAGCTGGTCGCGGACGGCATTGGCGATGCTTTCGCGGCCATAGCCCACGTTGACGGTCCAGACCGCACCGGAAACCGCGTCCAGGAACCGGGTGCCCTTCTGATCCCAGACATGAATGCCCTTGCCCTCCACGATGATGCGCGGATCGCTGGTTTCAAAGGGTTTGTGCTGGGTCAGGTGATGCCAGACATGGGCCTTGTCGGCCTCGACGATGCGGGTGATGTCGTTTTCGTGCAGTGCGCCGTCCATGGAAGCCTCGCAGGTTGATCGGTTCGGGCGAAGCGTATGGGAGCACCGCAGCTTTGGCAATCGGGGCTGGTACGGCTGCGGGGGGGCGCCTAGGCTGATGCCCGTTCACCACCACGGAGCCCCCCGATGCAGGACGATACCCGCGCCTTTCTGACCCGCCTGTTCGACGCCGCAGTGACGGCCGCCGACCCAGTCCGCGCCTTGCAGGGGCAGCTGCCCGACAGGCCGCGCGGGCGCACGGTGGTGATCGGGGCGGGCAAGGGCGCCGCCCAGCTGGCGGCCGCG encodes the following:
- a CDS encoding aspartate aminotransferase family protein, producing MDGALHENDITRIVEADKAHVWHHLTQHKPFETSDPRIIVEGKGIHVWDQKGTRFLDAVSGAVWTVNVGYGRESIANAVRDQLMKLNYFAGAAGSVPGAIFAEKLIDKMPGMSRVYYCNSGSEANEKAFKMVRQIAHKRYGGKKHKILYRDRDYHGTTIACLSAGGQEERNAQYGPFTPGFVRVPHCLEYRSFEQDGAPQENYGVWAADQIEKVILAEGPDTIGALCLEPVTAGGGVITPPEGYWPRVQEICRKYDILLHIDEVVCGVGRTGTWFGYQNYGIEPDMVTMAKGVASGYAAIACMVTTEAVFDMFKDDADDPMNYFRDISTFGGCTAGPAAAIENMRIIEDENLLQNTLDMGARLMTRLEELKEKHAVVGDVRGKGLFCGAELVADRESRAPVDEKLAQKVVGECAAQGVMIGVTNRSVPGRNNTLCLSPALIATPDHIDEMTAAIDTALTRVFG
- a CDS encoding DUF1523 family protein encodes the protein MRFVKWVFWAVIWLFIAAFFHYTLPQHDIARVTDTFEKRVDFGENSIFWAQADTGSATGAVNRDVFFIQTMRANGRPMVYRNEDTGWGWPPYFKFDTSNLQAEAADLRSTSEAPKWVSITHYGWRNEFMSIFPNAVGVKRVEGPDVTIIPWLNIIILTLFAAVVWALRVRWIRFRERRIDPLVEDAGDSWDQGRGRMSRWLGSWRRK